ACCCGATGCACTTTTAAATCCTTCTAATACTTTATCAGAGTCATTTCCTAGTACGCTAATATAGATATATGCATACTTTAAGTCTCTTACCACATCTACAGTAGTTATTGAAATAAGAGATCTGCTATCAATTATTCTTATATCTTTTATTCTCTGATCTCTTAAAAGTTCAGTAATAGTTTTTTTTATTTCTTCTCCGATTCTTCTTGTTCTTTCATAGCTCATTTATATCACCTACCATATCTAGCTATTTTCTTTCAACTTCCTTAATTATATATGCCTCAATGATGTCGCCTTCTTTGATGTCATTGAAATTTGTAAGTCCTATACCACATTCGTAGCCTGTTGCAACTTCTTTTACATCGTCTTTAAATCTTCTAAGCGAATCAATTGTTCCATCGTAAACAACTATTCCATCTCTTACAAGACGAGCTTTTGCATTTCTAAGAATTTTACCACTGATTACATATGACCCAGCAACCATTCCAGCATTAGGCACTTTAAATGGCAATCTTATCTCTGCTTTTCCAAGCTCCTCTTCAACATACTCAGGGTCAAGCATACCCTTCATTGCTTTTTCTATATCTTCTATAGCTTCATATATAATTCTATAGGTTCTCATATCAACTTTTTCACGTTCTACAAGAGTATTCGCTCCAGTTGAAGGTCTAACATTAAATCCAATTACTATTGCATTAGATGCCGATGCTAGCATTATATCTGATTCTGTTATTGCTCCTACTCCTCCGTGAATTACTCTTACTGAGACTTCTTCATTAGAAAGTTTTTCTATGGACTGGCGAACAGCCTCAACAGAGCCTTGAACATCTGCTTTAACTATGATGTTAAGTTCCTTTAATTCTCCATGCTGCATTTTTTCAAATAAGTCCTCTAGAGAAATCTTAGAGCTAGCTTTCATTTGCTCATCTCTAATCTTTTCTTTTCTGTTTTCTGCAATAATTCTAGCTGCCTTGTCACTTGCTAGAACAACAAATTGATCTCCTGCATTAGGAACTTCATTTAGTCCTAATATCTCAACAGGAGTTGATGGAGGAGCTTTCTTAATTCTCTTTCCTTTATCGTTAATCATAGCACGAACTTTTCCGTAAGATGAACCTGCGACAATAGGGTCACCTACTTTAAGCGTTCCATTTGAAATTATTACTGTAGCAACAGGGCCTCTACCTTTATCTAGGTTTGATTCTATAACAGTACCTACAGCATTACGATCAGGGTTGGCTTTTAGCTCTTCCATTTCCGCTACTAATAGTACCATCTCTAGAAGAGTGTCTATATTCTCGCCTGTTTTAGCTG
This is a stretch of genomic DNA from Acetoanaerobium sticklandii. It encodes these proteins:
- the rbfA gene encoding 30S ribosome-binding factor RbfA; the encoded protein is MSYERTRRIGEEIKKTITELLRDQRIKDIRIIDSRSLISITTVDVVRDLKYAYIYISVLGNDSDKVLEGFKSASGFIRKELGKDIKLRYTPELVFKIDDSIERGVNMSKLINDLNIESGE
- the infB gene encoding translation initiation factor IF-2, with the translated sequence MQKTRVYKLAQELNMTSKELIEKLEELDIKVTNHMSSLSMEEAEVIIELLGDKREEKEENMTKTEVEDIKDIENIEEQPKQEIEPEEIDFEEEDAYDSNAIIIGDTIVVGDLAKKLDIAASEVIMKLIKLGIMANINQEIKFETAEKIALDYDISLEREEKEEEAADIIIEEDEAEDLKPRPPIVTVMGHVDHGKTSLLDSIRNTRVTDREAGGITQHIGASEVTVNGKKVVFLDTPGHEAFTEMRSRGAKVTDIAILVVAADDGIMPQTVEAINHSKAAGVPIIIAINKIDKPSANIERVRQELSEKGLLVEEWGGDVIDVPVSAKTGENIDTLLEMVLLVAEMEELKANPDRNAVGTVIESNLDKGRGPVATVIISNGTLKVGDPIVAGSSYGKVRAMINDKGKRIKKAPPSTPVEILGLNEVPNAGDQFVVLASDKAARIIAENRKEKIRDEQMKASSKISLEDLFEKMQHGELKELNIIVKADVQGSVEAVRQSIEKLSNEEVSVRVIHGGVGAITESDIMLASASNAIVIGFNVRPSTGANTLVEREKVDMRTYRIIYEAIEDIEKAMKGMLDPEYVEEELGKAEIRLPFKVPNAGMVAGSYVISGKILRNAKARLVRDGIVVYDGTIDSLRRFKDDVKEVATGYECGIGLTNFNDIKEGDIIEAYIIKEVERK